A single window of Nocardioides baekrokdamisoli DNA harbors:
- a CDS encoding SDR family NAD(P)-dependent oxidoreductase, whose amino-acid sequence MSRWKQVPPQPSRTFLVTGASSGVGLATADALAQAGARVIMAVRNRVKGEEAAATISPANGGSVEIGVVDLADQTSVRTFAATVGEIDVLINNAGVLGVPYELTPEGVEMHFATNHLGHYSLTNLLLPRIRERVVVVASASHKTGDLQLDDLDWARRGYKAYAAYAASKLANLQFLTELDRRLREAPSPVRATGAHPGTTGTNITAHSTSRLRKAVGGWGHQLTGMPPWKGALPSLYAATEDVPGNSYIGPTGMFELYGWPGPASRTPASLDTAASRALWDRSAELTGIDFQA is encoded by the coding sequence ATGAGCCGCTGGAAACAGGTCCCACCCCAGCCCAGCCGGACGTTCCTCGTCACCGGCGCAAGCAGCGGCGTCGGGCTGGCCACCGCCGATGCCCTTGCGCAGGCGGGTGCGCGCGTGATCATGGCGGTCCGCAACCGGGTCAAGGGCGAGGAAGCAGCAGCCACCATCTCCCCGGCGAACGGCGGTTCGGTCGAGATCGGCGTCGTCGATCTCGCAGACCAGACATCGGTACGCACCTTCGCCGCGACGGTCGGCGAGATCGATGTGTTGATCAACAACGCAGGCGTGCTCGGGGTGCCGTACGAACTGACGCCCGAAGGCGTCGAGATGCATTTCGCGACCAACCATCTGGGTCACTACAGCCTGACCAACCTGTTGCTGCCGAGGATCCGCGAGCGCGTGGTCGTCGTCGCATCGGCCTCACACAAGACCGGCGACCTGCAACTCGACGACCTCGACTGGGCGCGTCGGGGTTACAAGGCGTACGCCGCGTACGCCGCTTCAAAACTGGCGAACCTGCAGTTCCTCACCGAACTCGACCGCCGACTTCGCGAGGCGCCGAGCCCGGTGCGGGCCACCGGTGCGCATCCGGGCACGACGGGGACCAACATCACCGCGCACTCCACCAGTCGTCTCCGCAAGGCGGTCGGCGGCTGGGGTCACCAACTCACCGGCATGCCGCCGTGGAAGGGCGCACTTCCCTCGCTGTACGCAGCGACCGAGGACGTCCCGGGCAACAGTTACATCGGCCCGACCGGCATGTTCGAGTTGTACGGCTGGCCGGGTCCGGCGTCGCGTACGCCGGCCTCACTCGACACCGCCGCCTCGCGAGCGCTGTGGGACAGATCGGCCGAACTGACCGGGATCGATTTCCAGGCCTAG